From a region of the Methylocystis hirsuta genome:
- a CDS encoding SGNH/GDSL hydrolase family protein has product MSRSVQTLRRVMALFLGALLTSATPSASFAQDPFTEFFGGIFGGHPQHGWGPRGEPRVRRIMPHRENRAPTYWHGQTDNPRRAAKRTDGGATDQSQTQPTFVVATIGDTLGLLLANGLKDGFSDRPDVAILRKGRESSGLVREDFYDWPKAAKEIAADPQKINVAVVMLGSNDRQAIQQGQESIEPLSPRWREIYAARVDAVIAAFKEKNIPVIWVGLPVMKNERLSADMAQLNEIFKARAAHANIPYVDLWEAMTDEHGQYSAFGPDINGQIVKLRSADGVHFTEAGARSVAHFVEGEIKKYYDASRQQAPVADAPTSQPDAPGAAPSQQPIAAAPADGQPIVFRSPVGGPSAAPSLPERPAVGPTQQLTGAGAATELARRTPAGKAATNSGTPAQALARHVFIEGGDQNPRSNRADDYSWRPATNAPSQPR; this is encoded by the coding sequence ATGTCTAGGAGCGTACAGACCCTGCGCCGCGTTATGGCGCTCTTTCTTGGCGCGTTGTTGACGAGCGCGACGCCCAGCGCGTCCTTCGCGCAGGACCCCTTTACGGAATTCTTTGGCGGCATCTTTGGCGGCCATCCGCAACATGGCTGGGGGCCTCGCGGCGAGCCAAGAGTTCGACGGATCATGCCGCACCGCGAGAATCGCGCCCCGACATACTGGCACGGCCAAACGGATAATCCGCGCCGCGCGGCGAAGCGTACGGACGGCGGCGCCACGGACCAGTCTCAGACCCAGCCAACGTTCGTTGTCGCGACGATCGGCGACACTCTCGGACTGCTTCTCGCAAACGGCCTGAAAGACGGGTTTTCGGATCGCCCAGACGTGGCCATCCTTCGAAAAGGCCGGGAAAGCAGCGGTCTCGTACGCGAAGACTTCTACGATTGGCCCAAGGCGGCGAAAGAGATCGCCGCCGACCCGCAAAAGATCAATGTCGCCGTCGTCATGCTCGGCAGCAATGACCGTCAAGCAATCCAGCAGGGCCAAGAGTCAATCGAGCCGCTGTCGCCGCGCTGGCGCGAAATCTACGCAGCGCGGGTCGACGCGGTGATTGCGGCCTTCAAGGAAAAGAATATTCCGGTCATTTGGGTCGGTCTGCCGGTCATGAAGAACGAGCGCCTGTCCGCCGACATGGCGCAGCTCAATGAAATCTTTAAGGCGCGCGCGGCCCACGCCAACATTCCCTATGTCGATCTCTGGGAGGCGATGACCGACGAACATGGGCAGTACAGCGCTTTCGGGCCGGACATCAACGGCCAGATCGTCAAGCTGCGCTCCGCGGACGGCGTGCACTTCACCGAAGCCGGCGCGCGCAGCGTCGCCCATTTCGTCGAAGGTGAGATCAAGAAATATTACGACGCCTCTCGCCAGCAGGCTCCGGTCGCTGACGCGCCGACGTCCCAACCTGACGCGCCGGGCGCGGCTCCGTCACAGCAGCCAATAGCGGCGGCGCCGGCGGACGGTCAGCCGATCGTGTTCCGCTCGCCTGTGGGCGGGCCGTCGGCGGCGCCGAGCTTGCCCGAAAGACCTGCCGTTGGCCCGACGCAGCAACTGACGGGCGCCGGAGCGGCGACAGAGCTCGCCAGGCGAACCCCGGCCGGCAAAGCGGCGACGAACTCAGGCACGCCCGCGCAGGCGCTCGCGCGACATGTTTTCATCGAGGGCGGGGACCAGAATCCGCGCAGCAATCGCGCCGACGACTACAGCTGGCGCCCGGCGACAAACGCACCTTCTCAGCCGCGATAA
- a CDS encoding IS630 family transposase (programmed frameshift), giving the protein MARAYSQDLRDRVIDAALAGTPARHAAARFGIGDATAIVWVRRARETGERSARRQGQPRRSKLDPHRDYLLGLIEATPDLTISELLERLLAERGMKASRATLWTFLDRCGLTFKKKTAHASEQDRPDIVKRREEWFDGQLDLDPEKLVFIDETWATTNMARKCGRAPKGERLRASIPHGHWKTTTFVAGLRLCGLTAPMVLDGPINGLWFQAYVDQVLVPTLAPGDIVVMDNLGSHKGASVRKAIEAAGATLLYLPPYSPDFNPIENAFSKLKALLRKAAERTIDALWDRIGAVLHKFTPQECANFFVAAGYEPV; this is encoded by the exons ATGGCTCGGGCCTACAGCCAGGATTTGCGTGACCGCGTGATTGACGCCGCGTTGGCGGGGACCCCGGCGCGCCATGCGGCGGCGCGCTTTGGGATCGGCGACGCGACAGCGATCGTGTGGGTGCGGCGGGCGCGCGAGACGGGCGAGCGCTCGGCACGCAGGCAAGGACAACCGCGGCGCTCGAAGCTTGACCCGCATCGCGATTATCTGCTCGGCCTAATCGAAGCGACGCCGGACCTGACCATCAGCGAACTTTTGGAGCGGCTTTTGGCCGAGCGCGGGATGAAGGCCAGCCGAGCGACGCTGTGGACTTTCCTCGACCGCTGCGGTCTGACGTTCA AAAAAAAGACCGCCCACGCGAGCGAGCAAGACCGGCCAGACATCGTGAAGCGGCGCGAAGAGTGGTTTGACGGCCAGCTCGATCTCGACCCCGAGAAGCTCGTGTTCATCGACGAGACCTGGGCGACGACGAACATGGCGCGCAAATGCGGTCGCGCGCCCAAGGGAGAACGGCTGCGCGCAAGCATTCCTCATGGCCATTGGAAAACGACGACCTTCGTCGCCGGGCTACGCCTCTGCGGCCTGACCGCGCCGATGGTCCTTGACGGCCCGATCAATGGCTTATGGTTCCAGGCCTATGTCGATCAGGTTCTCGTTCCAACGCTCGCGCCGGGCGACATTGTCGTCATGGACAATCTCGGCAGCCACAAAGGCGCTTCCGTGCGCAAGGCGATCGAGGCGGCAGGCGCGACGCTGCTCTACCTGCCGCCCTATAGCCCCGACTTCAATCCGATCGAAAACGCCTTTTCGAAACTCAAGGCGCTGCTGAGAAAGGCCGCCGAGCGAACCATCGACGCCCTTTGGGACAGGATCGGCGCTGTGCTCCACAAGTTCACGCCGCAAGAATGCGCAAACTTCTTCGTCGCCGCAGGATACGAACCGGTTTAA
- the coaD gene encoding pantetheine-phosphate adenylyltransferase: MIATSATTARTALYPGTFDPLTFGHLDVMAQGGALFDRIVVAIGVHHGKEPWLSFDERAAVIRDACAGLGASCGFEVAGFDGLVVEAARQHGACAILRGLRDSADFDYEMQMAGMNGTLAPDIRTIFLPASPGLRHVSGTFVRQIAALGGDVSAFAPAAAVAALKRAIKRRGNT, translated from the coding sequence ATGATCGCCACCTCTGCCACCACCGCGCGGACGGCCCTCTACCCCGGCACGTTCGACCCCTTGACCTTTGGCCATCTCGACGTGATGGCGCAGGGCGGGGCGCTGTTTGACAGGATCGTCGTCGCGATCGGCGTGCACCACGGCAAGGAGCCGTGGCTCTCTTTCGACGAGCGCGCGGCGGTCATTCGCGACGCCTGCGCCGGCCTGGGCGCATCTTGCGGCTTCGAGGTCGCGGGCTTTGACGGACTTGTCGTTGAGGCGGCGCGCCAGCACGGCGCCTGCGCCATTCTCCGCGGTTTGCGCGATAGCGCCGATTTCGACTATGAGATGCAGATGGCGGGGATGAACGGGACGCTCGCGCCCGACATTCGCACGATTTTCCTGCCGGCTTCGCCAGGGCTACGCCATGTCAGCGGAACCTTCGTGCGCCAGATCGCGGCGCTTGGCGGCGACGTGTCGGCCTTTGCGCCGGCCGCCGCCGTCGCCGCACTCAAACGCGCCATAAAAAGGCGCGGCAATACATAG
- a CDS encoding T6SS effector amidase Tae4 family protein produces the protein MKLPAFEKLVPNYPVGHDAENVKKDIGGNVDADWITNTCVIRISKAFNYAGHKRWQIPNASDDGLSTVSGKDRLQYAFRVQEFIDFLRDTYGSPQVIKSGNAISREPFRGFTGIIAWRVNGWTDATGHFTLWDGQRGLYEGDHTYFDFPTKRPDGGGPWLTRADSH, from the coding sequence ATGAAACTTCCTGCTTTTGAGAAATTAGTACCTAACTATCCAGTTGGCCATGATGCAGAAAATGTAAAAAAAGACATAGGTGGAAATGTAGACGCCGATTGGATAACGAATACGTGCGTGATTAGAATTTCCAAAGCATTCAATTACGCGGGTCATAAAAGGTGGCAGATCCCGAATGCGTCCGACGACGGCTTGAGCACCGTTTCCGGAAAGGACAGACTACAATATGCCTTCAGAGTTCAAGAGTTTATAGATTTTCTTCGTGACACCTACGGCAGTCCGCAGGTTATCAAGAGCGGAAATGCGATCTCGCGAGAGCCGTTCCGCGGTTTCACCGGAATCATTGCGTGGCGGGTAAACGGCTGGACCGACGCTACCGGCCATTTCACCCTGTGGGACGGACAGAGAGGACTTTATGAAGGTGACCACACTTACTTCGATTTTCCAACGAAAAGGCCAGACGGCGGGGGACCTTGGTTGACTAGAGCGGATTCGCATTAA
- the queA gene encoding tRNA preQ1(34) S-adenosylmethionine ribosyltransferase-isomerase QueA, whose product MRVDLFDFELPAERIALRPANPRDRARMLVVPAKEGFEDRRVLDLPNYLRDGDALVVNDSRVIHARLSGRRFRGALSANVEATLIERLDASRWRALMRPAKKLAIGDRISFMGHGGAIDARVEAKGDEGEITLAFELHGPALDIAIEQAGVMPLPPYIAGKRSADARDESDYQTIFAREAGAVAAPTAGLHFTPQLLAAIEARGVRLYSVTLHVGAGTFLPVKAEDTDLHRMHEEFARLDAETAQALNDARAGGGRIVAVGTTALRVLESAADETGRLAPYAARTRIFITPGYRFRAVDMLLTNFHLPRSTLFMLVAAFAGLERMKAAYAHAIESGYRFYSYGDACLLQRCEK is encoded by the coding sequence ATGCGCGTCGATCTTTTCGATTTCGAACTTCCGGCCGAGCGCATTGCGCTGCGGCCTGCAAATCCCCGCGACCGCGCGCGCATGCTGGTCGTGCCGGCGAAGGAAGGCTTCGAAGATCGGCGCGTGCTGGACCTTCCCAATTATCTGCGCGATGGCGACGCGCTCGTCGTCAATGATTCGCGCGTCATTCACGCGCGGCTTTCCGGTCGGCGCTTTCGCGGCGCGCTGAGCGCCAATGTCGAAGCGACGCTGATCGAACGGCTGGACGCCTCCCGCTGGCGCGCGCTGATGCGCCCGGCAAAGAAGCTCGCGATCGGAGATCGCATAAGCTTTATGGGCCATGGGGGCGCAATCGACGCTCGCGTCGAAGCGAAGGGCGACGAAGGAGAGATTACGCTTGCTTTCGAGCTTCACGGACCCGCTCTGGATATCGCAATAGAGCAGGCGGGCGTCATGCCCCTGCCGCCCTATATCGCGGGCAAGCGTTCGGCCGACGCGCGTGACGAAAGTGACTATCAGACGATTTTTGCGCGCGAGGCGGGAGCGGTGGCGGCGCCGACCGCCGGCCTGCACTTCACGCCGCAGCTGCTGGCGGCGATCGAAGCGCGCGGCGTTCGTCTTTACAGCGTGACGCTGCATGTGGGCGCCGGCACCTTTCTTCCCGTGAAGGCGGAGGACACGGACCTGCACAGGATGCACGAGGAATTCGCGCGGCTTGACGCTGAAACGGCGCAGGCGCTGAACGACGCGCGGGCGGGAGGCGGGCGCATCGTCGCCGTCGGCACGACGGCGTTGCGCGTGCTCGAAAGCGCGGCCGACGAGACCGGACGGCTTGCGCCTTATGCCGCGCGCACGCGGATCTTCATTACGCCCGGCTATCGTTTCCGCGCCGTGGACATGCTGCTCACCAATTTCCATCTCCCGCGCTCGACGCTATTCATGCTGGTCGCCGCATTCGCCGGCCTCGAGCGCATGAAGGCCGCCTATGCGCATGCCATCGAAAGCGGCTATCGCTTTTATTCCTACGGCGACGCCTGTCTGCTGCAGCGTTGCGAAAAATGA
- a CDS encoding glutathione S-transferase family protein, which produces MLVLRSHPASPYARKIRIAADLLGLSERIEIATADASDPADSLRRQNPLGKIPTLVLEDGSSLYDSRVIAEYLDHLAGGGRIIPTEPTVRFAALRLQALGDGINDAALLIRYETFNRPEDLRYDEAIALQQGKIDRALGALDAAPPAGSIDIGHIAVACALGYLDLRFAGAWRQEHPGLVSWLKEFARAVPAFDATKV; this is translated from the coding sequence TTGCTCGTTCTGCGCTCTCATCCCGCTTCGCCCTACGCCCGAAAGATCCGAATCGCCGCCGACCTGCTCGGCTTGTCGGAAAGGATCGAAATCGCGACCGCCGATGCGTCCGATCCCGCCGACAGTCTGCGTCGTCAGAACCCGCTCGGTAAAATCCCGACGTTGGTTCTGGAGGACGGATCGTCGCTGTATGACAGTCGCGTCATCGCCGAATATCTGGATCATCTCGCCGGCGGCGGGCGCATCATTCCGACCGAGCCCACGGTCCGCTTCGCGGCCTTGCGGCTGCAAGCGCTCGGCGATGGGATCAATGACGCCGCTCTATTGATCCGCTACGAAACGTTCAATCGCCCAGAAGACTTACGCTACGATGAGGCGATCGCGCTTCAGCAAGGCAAAATCGATCGGGCGCTCGGCGCGCTCGACGCAGCCCCGCCCGCCGGCTCGATCGACATCGGCCATATCGCGGTCGCCTGCGCGCTGGGCTATCTTGATTTGCGTTTCGCGGGCGCATGGCGACAGGAGCATCCCGGTCTCGTCTCGTGGCTTAAGGAATTTGCGCGCGCCGTCCCCGCCTTCGACGCGACGAAGGTCTAA
- a CDS encoding peptidylprolyl isomerase produces MTEAADTMTLETTKGPVVIKLRSDLAPNHVAHIKKLVSEGFYDGIVFHRVIDGFMAQTGCPRGTGTGGSQYPDLKAEFNSTPHVRGTCSMARAQSPDSANSQFFICFDDARFLDNKYTVWGEVISGMENVDKIKRGEPVKDPDKIVKATLG; encoded by the coding sequence ATGACCGAAGCCGCCGACACCATGACGCTTGAGACGACCAAGGGACCGGTCGTCATCAAACTTCGTTCAGACCTCGCGCCCAATCATGTTGCGCATATCAAGAAGCTCGTCTCGGAAGGATTCTACGACGGCATCGTCTTTCATCGCGTGATTGACGGCTTCATGGCTCAGACTGGGTGCCCGCGCGGCACGGGCACGGGCGGATCGCAATATCCAGACCTCAAGGCCGAATTCAACAGCACGCCGCATGTGCGCGGCACCTGCTCGATGGCCCGCGCGCAAAGCCCCGACAGCGCCAATTCGCAGTTCTTCATCTGCTTCGATGACGCGCGCTTCCTTGACAACAAATATACGGTCTGGGGCGAGGTGATCTCCGGCATGGAGAATGTCGATAAGATCAAGCGCGGCGAGCCGGTGAAAGATCCCGACAAGATCGTCAAGGCGACGTTGGGCTAG
- a CDS encoding peptidylprolyl isomerase — protein MKFTRRLILAAAAAAALSAAPVGAADDHLLYLDTKDGRVTIKLRPDLAPKHVERIEKLAKEHFYDGIVFHRVIDGFMAQAGDPTGTGMQGSRYTDLKAEFTDTPFKRGTVGMAREGGDVNSGNSQFFICYADTPQLNGKYTVFGEVVSGMDVVDKIKKGEKSNNGMVDNPDKIIKMRVAGDES, from the coding sequence ATGAAATTCACGCGCCGTCTCATCCTTGCCGCCGCGGCCGCCGCCGCGCTTAGCGCCGCGCCCGTTGGAGCGGCAGATGATCATCTCCTTTATCTCGACACAAAGGATGGCCGCGTCACCATCAAGCTGCGGCCTGATCTCGCGCCCAAGCATGTCGAGCGCATTGAGAAGCTCGCGAAGGAGCATTTCTACGACGGCATTGTATTCCATCGCGTCATCGACGGCTTTATGGCGCAAGCTGGCGACCCAACCGGCACCGGAATGCAAGGTTCGCGCTATACCGATCTGAAGGCCGAGTTTACGGATACGCCGTTCAAGCGCGGCACAGTTGGAATGGCGCGCGAAGGTGGCGACGTGAATTCCGGCAATTCACAATTCTTCATCTGCTACGCCGACACGCCGCAGCTCAACGGCAAATATACGGTGTTCGGCGAAGTCGTGTCGGGCATGGATGTCGTCGACAAGATCAAGAAGGGCGAGAAGTCCAATAACGGCATGGTCGACAATCCGGACAAGATCATCAAGATGCGCGTCGCTGGCGACGAGAGCTGA
- a CDS encoding ribonuclease T2 family protein, which translates to MRRVFVRCAAWALLVGAVSSGGFFGAIAKEGDCTAEDCANRAASQAGAARDFDFYVLALSWSPGFCESVEGAHDQCEPGKGLGFVVHGLWPQYESGVPSECPGARSPSRVALEKAAGLFPDERLARYEWRKHGVCSGKSPSDYFADVARAHAAVAIPPLFVKPARDQTVTPIDVERAFYEANPRLRPGMMAVSCRRGVMDGVRICLSKDLREFRACPAVTQRGCHVREISAPAPL; encoded by the coding sequence ATGAGAAGAGTTTTCGTTCGTTGCGCCGCATGGGCGTTACTGGTCGGCGCGGTGTCGTCGGGCGGATTTTTCGGCGCTATCGCGAAGGAAGGCGACTGCACGGCGGAGGATTGCGCGAATCGCGCGGCCTCGCAGGCCGGCGCGGCGCGCGATTTCGACTTTTACGTGCTGGCGCTCAGCTGGTCGCCCGGCTTCTGCGAAAGCGTCGAGGGCGCGCACGACCAGTGCGAGCCAGGAAAGGGACTCGGCTTCGTCGTTCACGGGCTCTGGCCGCAATATGAAAGCGGCGTCCCGAGCGAATGTCCGGGCGCGCGCTCTCCGTCGCGCGTCGCGCTCGAGAAAGCGGCGGGCTTGTTTCCGGACGAGCGGCTGGCGCGCTACGAGTGGCGCAAGCATGGAGTCTGCAGCGGCAAAAGCCCGAGCGACTATTTCGCCGACGTCGCGCGCGCCCACGCCGCCGTGGCCATCCCGCCGCTTTTCGTCAAACCCGCGCGCGACCAGACCGTTACGCCGATCGACGTTGAGCGCGCCTTCTACGAGGCCAATCCACGGCTGCGGCCCGGCATGATGGCGGTGTCGTGCCGGCGGGGCGTTATGGACGGCGTGCGCATCTGCCTGTCCAAGGACCTGCGCGAGTTTCGCGCCTGTCCTGCCGTTACGCAGCGCGGTTGCCACGTTCGAGAAATCAGCGCGCCCGCGCCGCTGTAG
- a CDS encoding 23S rRNA (adenine(2030)-N(6))-methyltransferase RlmJ encodes MNYRHGFHAGNFADVFKHALLVRLLVYLRRKETPFRVIDTHAGEGAYDLSAEAAERTREWRGGVGRLADLSGASEDVRALLAPYIDCLGPRDHEGQPALYPGSPAIAQKLMRPQDRAIFCELRPDAFLALRRRFSRDERIKAIHIDGYVGLGAYVPPKERRGLVLIDPPFEREDEFEAAFDALHKSYAKWSSGIYALWHPSKSDRDIRKLHNRLRESGIRRILQLSLSIGGDGEGLRRCGMAVVNPPFVFEEEARTVLSFLAARMAQGEGAGFEVAWLVGE; translated from the coding sequence ATGAACTATCGCCACGGCTTTCACGCCGGCAATTTCGCCGACGTCTTCAAACATGCGCTGCTTGTGCGCCTCTTGGTCTATCTGAGGCGCAAGGAGACGCCGTTTCGCGTGATTGATACGCACGCAGGAGAGGGCGCCTATGACCTTTCAGCGGAGGCGGCGGAGCGCACGCGCGAGTGGCGCGGCGGCGTTGGGCGTCTCGCTGATCTCTCCGGCGCGAGCGAGGACGTTCGCGCGCTGCTTGCGCCCTACATCGATTGTCTAGGGCCGCGCGATCACGAGGGACAGCCCGCGCTCTATCCAGGTTCGCCGGCGATCGCGCAGAAATTGATGCGCCCGCAGGACCGCGCAATTTTCTGCGAGCTGCGGCCCGACGCCTTCTTGGCGCTGCGTCGCCGGTTCTCGCGCGACGAGCGCATTAAGGCGATTCATATCGACGGCTATGTGGGACTTGGCGCTTATGTTCCGCCCAAGGAGCGGCGTGGGCTCGTGCTGATCGATCCGCCTTTCGAGCGCGAGGACGAGTTCGAAGCCGCATTCGACGCTTTGCATAAGTCCTATGCGAAATGGAGTTCCGGCATTTACGCCTTGTGGCATCCCTCGAAGAGCGATCGCGACATTCGGAAATTGCACAATAGGCTGAGAGAAAGCGGCATACGGCGCATCCTGCAGCTTTCATTGAGCATTGGCGGAGACGGTGAGGGGTTGCGCCGCTGCGGAATGGCGGTCGTCAATCCGCCCTTCGTGTTCGAAGAAGAAGCGCGAACTGTCCTTTCCTTCCTCGCTGCGCGAATGGCGCAGGGCGAAGGCGCGGGCTTTGAGGTTGCGTGGCTCGTCGGCGAGTGA
- a CDS encoding L,D-transpeptidase yields the protein MSRRQFNASRFLKVAAVAAFAGLSSSAVNAQERSFMALFDPSAGAQEMTASYDDAREQQAYYGGQDQQANYGAQDPQAYYGDQEDARLAREYPTTTREIMQDPTNERPGTITVDTNNRYLYLSLPNGQAVRYGVGVGRQGFTWKGRTHIGRKEAWPDWTPPAAMLKRRPDLPRHMVGGEDNPLGARAMYLFSGNRDTMFRIHGSNEPWTIGQAVSSGCIRMLNNDVTDLFSRVKVGATVVVL from the coding sequence ATGTCCCGCCGTCAATTCAACGCCAGCCGCTTTCTGAAGGTCGCCGCCGTCGCCGCGTTCGCGGGACTTTCATCGTCCGCCGTCAACGCTCAGGAACGCTCCTTCATGGCGCTGTTCGATCCGTCGGCGGGCGCGCAGGAAATGACCGCGTCCTACGATGACGCCCGTGAGCAGCAAGCCTATTATGGCGGCCAGGATCAGCAGGCCAATTATGGCGCGCAGGACCCGCAGGCCTATTACGGGGATCAAGAAGACGCGCGGCTCGCGCGCGAATATCCGACCACGACGCGCGAGATCATGCAGGATCCGACCAATGAGCGTCCTGGCACCATCACCGTCGACACGAACAATCGCTATCTCTATCTGTCGCTGCCGAACGGACAGGCCGTGCGCTACGGCGTCGGCGTCGGCCGCCAGGGCTTCACCTGGAAAGGCCGGACGCATATCGGCCGCAAGGAAGCCTGGCCGGATTGGACGCCGCCGGCGGCGATGTTGAAGCGCCGTCCCGATCTGCCGCGCCATATGGTTGGCGGCGAGGACAACCCGCTGGGCGCGCGCGCGATGTATCTTTTCTCGGGCAATCGCGACACTATGTTCCGCATCCACGGCTCGAACGAGCCCTGGACGATCGGACAGGCGGTCTCGTCAGGCTGCATCCGGATGCTGAACAACGACGTGACCGATCTGTTCAGCCGCGTGAAGGTGGGCGCCACGGTCGTCGTGCTGTAA